From Homo sapiens chromosome 6, GRCh38.p14 Primary Assembly, the proteins below share one genomic window:
- the EEF1A1 gene encoding elongation factor 1-alpha 1 — protein sequence MGKEKTHINIVVIGHVDSGKSTTTGHLIYKCGGIDKRTIEKFEKEAAEMGKGSFKYAWVLDKLKAERERGITIDISLWKFETSKYYVTIIDAPGHRDFIKNMITGTSQADCAVLIVAAGVGEFEAGISKNGQTREHALLAYTLGVKQLIVGVNKMDSTEPPYSQKRYEEIVKEVSTYIKKIGYNPDTVAFVPISGWNGDNMLEPSANMPWFKGWKVTRKDGNASGTTLLEALDCILPPTRPTDKPLRLPLQDVYKIGGIGTVPVGRVETGVLKPGMVVTFAPVNVTTEVKSVEMHHEALSEALPGDNVGFNVKNVSVKDVRRGNVAGDSKNDPPMEAAGFTAQVIILNHPGQISAGYAPVLDCHTAHIACKFAELKEKIDRRSGKKLEDGPKFLKSGDAAIVDMVPGKPMCVESFSDYPPLGRFAVRDMRQTVAVGVIKAVDKKAAGAGKVTKSAQKAQKAK from the exons atgggaaaggaaaagacTCATATCAACATTGTCGTCATTGGACACGTAGATTCGGGCAAGTCCACCACTACTGGCCATCTGATCTATAAATGCGGTGGCATCGACAAAAGAACCATTGAAAAATTTGAGAAGGAGGCTGCTGAG ATGGGAAAGGGCTCCTTCAAGTATGCCTGGGTCTTGGATAAACTGAAAGCTGAGCGTGAACGTGGTATCACCATTGATATCTCCTTGtggaaatttgagaccagcaagTACTATGTGACTATCATTGATGCCCCAGGACACAGAGACTTTATCAAAAACATGATTACAGGGACATCTCAG GCTGACTGTGCTGTCCTGATTGTTGCTGCTGGTGTTGGTGAATTTGAAGCTGGTATCTCCAAGAATGGGCAGACCCGAGAGCATGCCCTTCTGGCTTACACACTGGGTGTGAAACAACTAATTGTCGGTGTTAACAAAATGGATTCCACTGAGCCACCCTACAGCCAGAAGAGATATGAGGAAATTGTTAAGGAAGTCAGCACTTACATTAAGAAAATTGGCTACAACCCCGACACAGTAGCATTTGTGCCAATTTCTGGTTGGAATGGTGACAACATGCTGGAGCCAAGTGCTAAC ATGCCTTGGTTCAAGGGATGGAAAGTCACCCGTAAGGATGGCAATGCCAGTGGAACCACGCTGCTTGAGGCTCTGGACTGCATCCTACCACCAACTCGTCCAACTGACAAGCCCTTGCGCCTGCCTCTCCAGGATGTCTACAAAATTGGTG GTATTGGTACTGTTCCTGTTGGCCGAGTGGAGACTGGTGTTCTCAAACCCGGTATGgtggtcacctttgctccagtcaaCGTTACAACGGAAGTAAAATCTGTCGAAATGCACCATGAAGCTTTGAGTGAAGCTCTTCCTGGGGACAATGTGGGCTTCAATGTCAAGAATGTGTCTGTCAAGGATGTTCGTCGTGGCAACGTTGCTGGTGACAGCAAAAATGACCCACCAATGGAAGCAGCTGGCTTCACTGCTCAG GTGATTATCCTGAACCATCCAGGCCAAATAAGCGCCGGCTATGCCCCTGTATTGGATTGCCACACGGCTCACATTGCATGCAAGTTTGCTGAGCTGAAGGAAAAGATTGATCGCCGTTCTGGTAAAAAGCTGGAAGATGGCCCTAAATTCTTGAAGTCTGGTGATGCTGCCATTGTTGATATGGTTCCTGGCAAGCCCATGTGTGTTGAGAGCTTCTCAGACTATCCACCTTTGG gtcgCTTTGCTGTTCGTGATATGAGACAGACAGTTGCGGTGGGTGTCATCAAAGCAGTGGACAAGAAGGCTGCTGGAGCTGGCAAGGTCACCAAGTCTGCCCAGAAAGCTCAGAAGGCTAAATGA